One stretch of Cyanobacteria bacterium GSL.Bin1 DNA includes these proteins:
- a CDS encoding methyltransferase domain-containing protein: protein MGVIESGNLPREEIDKWINDQPSELTEALLDPENKSVEEALKKVNKPLKKSDHKSKADNPSDEDYQEEVEPSLPSSSVGDALKSLSTTTDILINSSSDQEAIYFLVAKAKAKLWERCFIDEEAAISEAQQHQGNVYSEAVRDIFIEEHTRCKQLPLPEGYSFTTDNSGIFRYPKLMQRLIAYRVLKEGRVLNLSGTGTGKTLSAVLASRVIGAKLTVIACPNSTVGGWEETIKKAFPNSNVVTKDWHPRWNKNDFPCYLVINHEMFQNRYLSAIKNFIQNHPIDFIVIDELHQVKQREADEESQRRRLLNGLITDVPKDRPKPRVLGMSATPIINNLQEGKSLVELVSSKTQDDIGTKATVPNCMKLYQKFTTMGFRMIPKHQQSRVPKIYPIDATPFTAAKATQYWMGWLRRIEQQGLNEIERKEIRVPLDETSEAETSRRYASYGDFATLNARWNNTYSSTTHNRLRNNPEEWCFYHTRMDELEANWQVNPREECIKHLKVNLPRGSVVGDFGCGQAKLAEALKDIHTVNSYDHIAINPSVYACDMLDTPLDDNTLDAAVFSLSLMGTNLKDYILEAYRTLKPGGQLLIYHPAQTNDRDQFASGLTQLGFAIVQSVEIYKWHYIWAIKQGQQENPDASIGF, encoded by the coding sequence GTGGGGGTCATTGAATCGGGAAATCTTCCTCGTGAGGAAATTGATAAATGGATTAATGATCAACCTTCTGAGTTAACCGAGGCTTTGCTTGACCCAGAGAATAAATCAGTCGAGGAAGCCTTGAAAAAAGTTAATAAACCTTTGAAGAAAAGCGACCATAAATCTAAAGCTGATAATCCTTCTGATGAAGATTACCAAGAAGAGGTTGAACCAAGTTTACCTTCATCAAGTGTAGGAGATGCTTTAAAATCCCTATCAACAACAACTGATATTTTGATCAACAGTTCCAGTGATCAAGAAGCAATTTATTTCCTAGTTGCTAAAGCCAAAGCAAAACTTTGGGAACGTTGTTTTATCGATGAAGAAGCTGCAATTTCTGAAGCTCAACAACACCAGGGAAATGTCTATAGTGAAGCAGTACGAGATATCTTTATCGAAGAACATACTCGTTGCAAGCAATTACCCCTTCCCGAAGGCTATTCTTTTACAACAGATAATTCTGGAATTTTTCGCTATCCCAAACTGATGCAACGTTTAATTGCATACCGAGTGTTGAAGGAAGGTCGTGTCCTTAATCTTAGTGGTACAGGTACAGGAAAAACCCTATCTGCGGTTTTGGCCAGTCGTGTGATTGGTGCAAAACTGACAGTTATTGCTTGTCCAAACTCTACTGTTGGAGGTTGGGAGGAAACGATTAAAAAGGCTTTTCCCAACTCAAATGTTGTCACAAAAGATTGGCATCCAAGGTGGAATAAGAATGATTTCCCCTGTTATTTAGTGATTAATCATGAAATGTTTCAAAATCGTTATCTCAGTGCCATTAAGAATTTTATCCAGAATCATCCCATCGATTTTATTGTCATTGATGAACTGCACCAAGTTAAGCAACGAGAAGCTGATGAAGAATCACAACGTCGTCGTCTTCTAAATGGACTTATTACCGATGTTCCCAAAGATAGACCAAAGCCTCGTGTGCTTGGAATGTCTGCAACTCCCATTATAAATAACCTTCAAGAAGGCAAATCGCTGGTTGAATTAGTGAGTAGTAAAACTCAGGATGATATAGGCACAAAAGCGACAGTTCCTAACTGCATGAAGCTCTATCAAAAATTTACCACAATGGGCTTTCGGATGATACCAAAGCACCAGCAATCACGAGTTCCAAAAATTTATCCAATTGATGCTACTCCTTTTACAGCAGCCAAAGCGACTCAATATTGGATGGGCTGGTTGCGACGTATTGAACAACAAGGGCTGAATGAAATTGAACGGAAAGAGATTCGAGTTCCCTTAGATGAAACAAGCGAAGCTGAAACCTCACGGCGTTATGCTTCTTATGGGGATTTTGCCACCCTGAATGCACGATGGAATAACACATACTCTAGCACAACTCACAATCGCTTGAGAAACAACCCTGAAGAATGGTGTTTTTATCATACTCGCATGGATGAACTTGAAGCAAATTGGCAAGTTAATCCTCGTGAAGAGTGCATTAAACATCTAAAGGTTAATCTACCAAGAGGCTCGGTAGTTGGTGATTTTGGATGTGGACAGGCAAAATTAGCAGAAGCTCTCAAAGATATTCACACCGTTAATTCTTATGATCACATTGCCATTAATCCCAGTGTTTATGCTTGCGATATGTTAGACACTCCCCTTGATGACAATACCTTAGATGCAGCAGTATTTAGCCTATCTTTAATGGGAACCAATCTCAAGGACTATATCCTAGAAGCCTATCGCACCTTAAAACCTGGAGGACAATTACTGATTTACCATCCTGCACAAACAAATGATCGTGATCAGTTTGCTAGTGGTCTAACTCAACTTGGCTTTGCCATTGTCCAAAGTGTCGAAATTTATAAATGGCATTATATTTGGGCAATTAAACAAGGTCAGCAGGAAAACCCTGATGCAAGTATTGGCTTTTAA